In one window of Plasmodium berghei ANKA genome assembly, chromosome: 14 DNA:
- a CDS encoding translational activator GCN1, putative, producing the protein MEKERTDIEEIFNFIYFKDKIKRDKFEYYKDEIKSILSNNNEEEIVELVNLLFFTKDINYIKNNLSICLHLLSKVINELDNENLKNNLYIYVLKRINSKIHFIDNFNKALVCKKIFFFCSEYENLLKDIKELTSFNNLFISCFEFLDNLFYSNDKLEELNTKYRLIKKNIIKQLIRIFVNIGKNDDIENDSKGVYKLGGDEELLEGADKRFNNFLQLCNCSTNGKGIYYIVVEAFGQFLNRYNNSYNYINDNKRYIKILSQGFINLLNSNKEILLKINKSFKYIFQAWSDENIFGTILNNYHRYDEVALKNASAFYYYCELYNKDHLNNLLEIVINLKKNKNLDNCDILYFIIFYKFHINNDNDTILKKMFENSVKLNLVKFNEKIIFLKSIKYLLSMEKSKEIKGIILSNKNMIIKYLKNDLNEDVQLEALSFLRTVSCVLKNDKDIYSSFSNSVFEIMEKFGKTNEKFLYEALLYYIGSVNIIDTNEKFLTYIKNLLNLCLTKQILKYIFGTNLFLLLLIKSKHLSSVKNINSYITEGVNKSIYNKDVIFYLYDINEIKNIPSNKFFFYLYSLLLLLEQMVNDDKSLCVEYMNKVNKDFLKYICFDEINSMHFQNVLFREINKKNKIEDSVKQSSYKVIGAGSRVESKKSENNSQIEGKKSVPISQIGSKQLEDKNKKLDNLHVLIFGIILGFLNYLEKNKYDKKSDIYRKTEKSFQGYTLSLKNGKIINEGNNEYQNYVEDFEVLLDILLMKKEIYELFVYHFYIYLYMCWDTDKYRNNNTYVLKKFIYILFSYAENVEMDQIEKENIYMLLFLCFCHEKLYYKSMKCYLTRRRMKNVISRKILNKVNLDTVLAFILKGSNYYNNKIHKKVCFNMIESLLLLKDAESNENGFAKDRKEKTVDDYALNHDNKIGIKKKEKTICHISKKNIVGADHDARSNGRMLITINDDNIKNKLIVFTSNLIDILDEKSVKNINEDEIEICKCQYNTLYSDRNVYQATIEVENKNIKRNKHLFSMYDEETAELIMEEELNKNKKQTNTNSPKNKKGVKGKGLTKEDLEIEEIKKQNTIRKRVYEIIERNKYILNCIKEMSYISDIFNASHINIFIKKIMVFLKNDLTSRYSQKYLNVIINNMISTKMLICKNKITRCLYNISKYNKGDDSAILIFSSFNINKKISYVLTLFLFPIILNSINIINDKDSTLNILKTLDILLHSKTKINDGDIIKCLQICFDKYPDLDTELESFLYNFNSYLLNQKNIKQFLQLCITDNEQRRFVIIKSLHKFVIDNFCSNIEVDIYNDKSKESIVEMFNDEFIHLYINIFKNDYNKDTQQMCIEIISKLNIAPVSDQSKLIDSLQKECYDFQDMVCKTIAFSIDKKSTKDLTLQLTSKYIIFKEYGKIGILKTINQLAKCYYINVIDNVEFILNFLLGLCLEEKSDIGKIKDYVILCGTSVINKYNEYLLKCMKKYQQNGKRNKSGFIRRTRDEMSIIDDYSDEENSCGSDFLYSDDDMEILSNSRNNNGSSKQKNNKNISKELFEESFKKIYNVLNKYRDNKKSKNKNTVDLIVVMFYGCLGSNLKKESLELLNKLIEQIVHRDTDNFTQIEISNIIPKFIENLMQGSNDDGEEENEDIEYNINGESNRSEGASIDDKTGKNNKKNSNNNVDGKDNKTIVSGKENKKKAKNAKKSSITGVSIDSLIYLEKYDVNLLIENIFNLLFSNKELKVRKGCCLLLGSVIKAHGMSILKSYNILDKINSNINSEDIVKRQSFYLTYGCLFKVLKHKFEPYILKNFKLLLECYKDNVNNIRVLGINVVEEILNDIGIYGLKKIMPFIIFNLKNQSIKSKDIIAYLDILHLIISKFDIINNLDNETLVSLINTICELVSDTNAKVKEICIKIFNKLEKNITNMEIKNISRQLLLCIYSPNDNHLCDFLDMFASISFEYKINNISLCLLFPIIKKGINNIRLDIKKKSLQIFYFLIHLVNDQSLFIIYFDSIFKTLAVLLNDAIPEIRYLTAKSVGNISQFLDINKKLYYIQYIFNILLTTSSLVEKSGASLCLCSILSKCSESIAYKFISKMVRMIDVKKYIEAKNIQLKKSLKENNEKSSKSKKDAGSKELKGKKKKENATNKFKMESEYSEDDEDYSEEIEDEENSSEESYECISEEDEEYDAEDENEENEEEDMSDNSYEESDLEDGYEDEFSEEYEKEEGSDYDEEYDDDAAFTDEMSENNDELLNKGDKDYYLNGYYLIEKNEDNSYCLEFDDDLINWKLIYDKKVINSENSKEGLIGFFIYMPECEPYYTEKFLKKIFQKLMLCLNDNNEKIRDITLRACKVLINAYSKNNTSLILKFIENKIYNRYWRIRKDSVLLLNVLIEKNLEINKEEKDIGRLHVLHERFYFMLSLICIMKNDKNINVRQTSYNIYKNFVNKRILQEMWPILLKKITQNLSSKNNSKQYISALALGDLVFKTDSNSLNTIIENMIKDFKTTKNLSIKKGISLGFYEIFSKGKFNNLIVNYIHDIIYMIKELACNKNASDIIKLLSLLLVNIDKHVLKDIITELVNTIVNKKDDKNSINSSISDELISFKSIKFFLNIHTDLVIDYLVSSALNPPYNFGKLKLLSYVSYAKLDSYSHLFIKIIHIFIGLIFFNLKDANNYPYDTKKYSNVELSYNSKDSDIRRKINNSGSLSEFEKEIDKFDPNSSSSNDRHENSEIYNNAEKDPKFNELYKYKQENSLNFEEIIICLKLFLKNINERNIDSLTEILFSELKKYDCKIDFSYSNIEKYKCEETCEGIYALEEYSKVIYEDKLNELKDKCEYANFYGKVREIILSILKYLLDIINEGDICSTSNEHQTQVESVNHGSTIKNVINKKKHIRKKINILNEYRIETYLTALSKYAFVDINKNVLETACVIYMYLIELVKKIDGSYSYIDTFYSIINKYSTDSNFNEIPDDKYELVGLNLNKPLFSSFINLFTNVILLSPNLDIKIKAIDTLRKLFLYTNKEISSGFILKTSGALIRILTNKYIEQAKIYIFSTFEVLIKKGSNYIKPLIPQLQTCIIKSLNNEKLKKIIIHILNIISEKKLTRGDLLVNDLLNNINVQISLHQSMTILMVLSNILNNSDLNIKNILNKIITCIKPLFNYANNEISFYSCKIYVLLCLFHAPNKKQYLEGILPLSTKDNIEATTYYFMLHLSEVNNFYDILKKDNFLDNFKTLYINMLKDGNTNLQNINFQIFYNLSKCDDDCLIFIFNNLNLLKLPPFVMISIEVHRHYFKAIKNIFKKKPDIYMTNIPNFLIVVENILMCISTTIHAFKLLGERCAYRLFDIGNKNQYEAKMTILKEKLEDKKYSNLVDYINTVLVKKGNITDSE; encoded by the exons atggaaaaagaACGTACTGACATAGaggaaatatttaattttatatattttaaggataaaataaaaagagaCAAATTTGAATATTACAAAGATGAGATTAAGAGTATATTATCCAACAACAATGAAGAAGAAATAGTTGAGCTTGTTAATTTGCTATTTTTTACTAAAgacataaattatataaaaaacaatttatcTATATGTTTACATTTACTATCAAAAGTCATAAATGAATtagataatgaaaatttgaaaaataatttgtatatatatgtattgaAAAGGataaatagtaaaataCACTTTATTgacaattttaataaagcATTAGTCTgtaagaaaatatttttcttttgttcAGAATATGagaatttattaaaagacataaaagaattaacatcatttaataatttatttataagttGTTTCGAGTTTTTagataatttattttatagtAATGATAAATTAGAAGAGTTAAATACAAAGTATcgtttgataaaaaaaaatataataaaacaattgatacgtatatttgttaatataggtaaaaatgatgatatagAGAATGACTCCAAAGGGGTATACAAATTAGGTGGTGATGAAGAATTATTAGAAGGCGCAGATAAAcgatttaataattttttacagTTGTGTAATTGTAGTACGAATGGAAAAGGTATTTATTACATTGTTGTAGAAGCCTTTGgacaatttttaaatagatataataatagttataattatataaacgataataaaagatatataaaaatattatcgCAAGGATTTATTAATCttttaaattcaaataaagaaatactattaaaaataaataaatcatttaaatatatatttcaagCATGGagtgatgaaaatatttttggtACAATActaaataattatcataGATATGACGAAGTAGCCTTAAAAAATGCATCtgctttttattattattgcgagttatataataaagacCATTTAAATAACTTGCTAGAAATAgttataaatttgaaaaaaaataaaaatttggaTAATTgtgatatattatattttattattttttataaattccACATAAACAATGATAACGAtacaatattaaaaaagatgTTTGAAAATAGTGTCAAATTAAACTTAGTAAAATTTAAtgagaaaataatttttttaaaaagtataaaatatCTTTTATCTATGGAAAAGagtaaagaaataaaaggCATTATTctatcaaataaaaatatgataataaaatatttaaaaaacgATTTAAATGAAGATGTACAATTAGAAGCTTTATCATTTTTGAGAACTGTTTCATGTGTTTtgaaaaatgataaagacATATATTCATCTTTTTCTAATTCAGTTTTTGAGATTATGGAAAAATTTGGGaaaacaaatgaaaaatttttgtatgaagcattgttatattatattggttctgttaatattatagaCACAAATGAAAAGTTTTTAActtacataaaaaatttattaaatttatgtttaacaaaacaaatattgaaatatatatttggtacgaatttatttcttcttttGTTAATTAAAAGTAAGCATCTATCATCTGTGAAGAATATTAATTCTTATATTACTGAAGGTGTgaataaaagtatatataacaaagatgttatattttacctatatgatataaatgaGATTAAGAATATTCCTTCGAATaagtttttcttttatttgtattccCTTTTACTATTGCTTGAGCAAATGGTTAACGACGATAAAAGCCTATGCGTTGAGTACATGAACAAGGTGAATAaagattttttaaaatatatttgttttgatgaaataaattcaaTGCATTTTCAAAATGTATTGTTCAGGGAAattaataagaaaaataagaTAGAGGATTCAGTAAAACAATCATCATATAAAGTAATTGGAGCTGGTTCTCGAGTTGAAAGTAAAAAAAGTGAGAATAATTCTCAAATAGAGGGCAAAAAGAGTGTGCCTATATCACAAATAGGAAGCAAACAACttgaagataaaaataaaaaattagatAACTTGCATGTGTTAATTTTTGGAATTATTTTGGGGTTTCTTaattatttagaaaaaaataaatatgacaAAAAAAGCGATATATACAGAAAAACAGAAAAAAGTTTCCAAGGCTATACATTGAGTTTAAAAAATGgcaaaataattaatgaaGGTAATAACgaatatcaaaattatgTCGAAGATTTTGAAGTTTTATTAGATATATTGTTAatgaaaaaggaaatatatgaattatttgtttatcatttttatatatacctATATATGTGTTGGGATACAGATAAATAtcgtaataataatacatatgttttaaagaaatttatttacatattattttcttatgCCGAAAACGTTGAAATGGATCAGATTGAAAAAGAGAATATCTacatgttattatttttatgtttttgtCATGAAAAACTTTATTATAAGAGTATGAAATGTTATTTAACGCGAAGAAGAATGAAAAATGTAATTTCaagaaaaattttaaataaagtTAATTTAGATACAGTATTAgcttttatattaaaaggctcaaattattataataataaaatacacaAAAAGGTTTGCTTCAACATGATTGAATCGcttttattattgaaaGATGCTGAAAGCAATGAAAATGGATTTGCAAAAGATAGAAAAGAAAAGACGGTAGATGATTATGCATTAAAccatgataataaaattgggataaaaaaaaaagaaaaaacaatatgCCATATTTCGAAAAAGAACATTGTAGGGGCAGATCATGATGCTAGATCAAATGGTCGAATGTTGATCACAATAAAcgatgataatataaaaaacaagtTAATAGTATTTACAAGTAACTTAATTGATATACTAGATGAAAAAAGTGTAAAGAATATTAATGAAGATGAAATCGAAATATGCAAATGCCAATATAATACGTTATATTCTGATAGAAATGTATATCAAGCAACAATTGAAGTTGAAAATAAGAACataaaaagaaacaaacatttattttcaatgtATGATGAAGAGACTGCTGAATTAATTATGGAagaagaattaaataaaaataaaaaacagaCCAATACAAATTCtcctaaaaataaaaagggtGTAAAAGGAAAAGGACTAACAAAAGAAGATCTTGAAattgaagaaataaaaaaacaaaataccATACGTAAAAGGGTCTATGAAATAATTGAAaggaataaatatatattaaattgtaTTAAAGAAATGAGTTATATTAGTGACATATTTAATGCAAgccatataaatatttttataaaaaaaataatggtatttttaaaaaatgatttaacATCTAGATACTCTCAAAAGTATCTAAAtgtaattattaataatatgattaGTACTAAAATGTTAATATGCAAAAATAAGATTACTAGATGCTTGTATAATATaagtaaatataacaaGGGTGATGATTCAGCTATATTGATATTTAGTTCTTTTAacattaacaaaaaaatatcctATGTATtgacattatttttatttcctataATTCTTAAtagtattaatattattaatgataaagattctacattaaatatattaaaaacacTGGATATTTTATTGCATTCTAAAACTAAGATAAATGATGGGGATATTATCAAATGCTTACAAATATGTTTTGATAAATATCCAGATTTAGATACAGAGCTtgaatcatttttatacaattttaattcatatttattaaaccaaaaaaatataaagcaatttttacaattatgTATAACGGATAATGAGCAACGCCGATTTGTTATCATCAAATCGTTGCATAAATTTGTAATAGATAATTTTTGTTCGAACATTGAGgtagatatatataatgataaaagtAAGGAGTCTATTGTGGAAATGTTTAATGATGAATTTATAcacttatatattaatatatttaaaaatgattataataaagataCACAACAGATGTGCATAGAAATAATATCAAAGTTGAATATTGCACCTGTTTCTGATCAAAGTAAATTAATAGATTCATTACAAAAAGAATGTTATGATTTTCAAGATATGGTATGTAAAACAATAGCATTTTCGATCGATAAAAAAAGCACCAAAGATTTAACTTTGCAATTGACatctaaatatataatttttaaggAGTATGGTAAGATTGgtattttaaaaactaTAAATCAGCTAGCGaaatgttattatattaatgttATTGATAATGtcgaatttattttaaactTTTTATTGGGTTTATGTTTAGAAGAAAAGTCGGATATAGgcaaaataaaagattaTGTAATTTTATGTGGTACTTCtgttattaataaatacaatgaatatttgttaaaatgTATGAAGAAATACCAACAAAATGGAAAGAGGAATAAATCAGGTTTTATTAGGCGTACTAGAGATGAAATGAGCATAATTGATGATTATAGCgatgaagaaaatagtTGTGGATCGGATTTCTTATATTCTGACGATGATATGGAAATTCTATCCAATAgtagaaataataatggatCGAGCAAACagaaaaataacaaaaatatcaGTAAAGAATTATTCGAAGAATCatttaagaaaatatataacgtTTTGAACAAATATCgagataataaaaaaagtaaaaataaaaacactGTGGATTTAATCGTTGTAATGTTTTACGGATGCTTAGGAtcgaatttaaaaaaagaatcgTTAGAATTGCTGAACAAATTAATAGAACAAATAGTGCATAGGGATACGGATAATTTTACGCAAATTGAAATTAGCAATATAATACCCAAGtttatagaaaatttaatgCAGGGTAGTAATGACGATGGAGAGGAGGAAAATGAAGACATTGAATATAACATAAATGGCGAAAGTAATAGATCGGAAGGAGCATCTATTGATGATAAAActggaaaaaataacaaaaaaaatagtaataataatgtggATGGCAAAGATAATAAAACCATTGTGAGTGGTAAAGAGAATAAGAAAAAAGCGAAAAATGCTAAAAAATCGTCAATAACGGGTGTTTCAATAGATAGCTTAAtttatttagaaaaatatgatgtTAATTTGCtgatagaaaatatatttaacttATTATTTAGTAACAAAGAATTAAAAGTAAGAAAAGGATGTTGTCTTTTATTAGGTAGTGTTATAAAGGCGCATGGAATGAGTATCCTAAAaagttataatatattggATAAGATTAATTCGAATATTAACTCAGAAGATATCGTTAAAAGACaaagtttttatttaacatATGGGTGCTTGTTTAAAGtattaaaacataaatttgAGCCATATatcttaaaaaattttaaattgttattaGAATGCTATAAAGACAATGTAAATAACATAAGGGTGTTAGGTATAAATGTTGTAGAAGAGatattaaatgatatagGGATATATGGTTTGAAAAAGATTATGccttttattatatttaatttaaaaaatcagAGTATAAAAAGTAAGGATATAATAGCATATTTAGATATACtacatttaataatttctaaatttgatataataaataatctTGATAATGAAACATTAGTAAgtttaataaatacaatatgTGAATTAGTTTCAGATACAAACGCAAAAGTAAAagaaatatgtattaaaatatttaataaacttgaaaagaatataacaaatatggaaataaaaaatattagtaggcaattattattatgtatatattcacCAAATGATAATCATTTATGTGATTTTTTAGATATGTTTGCATCGATATCTTTTGagtataaaattaataatatatctttatgtttattatttccaataattaaaaaggGTATTAACAATATAAGGTTAGacataaagaaaaaatcgctacaaatattttactttttaatACACCTGGTAAATGATCAATCgctatttattatatattttgatagCATATTTAAAACGTTAGCAGTCTTATTAAATGATGCAATACCAGAAATACGATACCTTACAGCGAAATCAGTAGGAAATATTTCCCAGTTTTTAGatatcaataaaaaattatattatatacaatatatatttaatattttattaaccACTTCATCATTAGTTGAAAAAAGTGGCGCCTCTTTGTGCTTATGTTCAATTTTATCTAAATGCTCTGAAAGCATAGCTTATAAgtttatttcaaaaatgGTTCGAATGATTGATgttaagaaatatatagaagCAAAGAATATTCAGTTGAAAAAAAGTTTGaaggaaaataatgaaaaaagtaGCAAAAGTAAAAAAGATGCAGGAAGTAAAGAGTTGAAAggaaagaaaaagaaagaaaatgccacaaataaatttaagaTGGAATCTGAATACTCAGAAGACGATGAGGATTATTCTGAAGAAATTGAAGATGAAGAAAACAGCAGTGAGGAGAGTTATGAGTGCATAAGTGAGGAAGATGAAGAATATGATGCTgaagatgaaaatgaagaaaatgaagagGAAGATATGAGTGATAATTCTTATGAAGAATCCGATCTTGAAGATGGTTATGAAGATGAATTTAGCGaagaatatgaaaaagaagaagGTAGTGATTATGATGAAGAATATGATGATGATGCAGCATTTACAGATGAAATGagtgaaaataatgatgaatTATTAAACAAAGGGGATAaagattattatttaaatggatattatttaatagaAAAGAATGAGGATAATAGTTATTGCTTAGAATTCGATGATGATTTAATTAACTGGAAATTAATATACgataaaaaagtaataaataGTGAAAATTCCAAAGAGGGTTTAATtggtttttttatttatatgccTGAATGTGAGCCATATTACACTGagaaatttttaaaaaagatatttcaaaaattgATGTTATgtttaaatgataataatgaaaaaatacgAGATATTACATTAAGAGCTTGTAAAGTATTAATAAATGcttattcaaaaaataatacgtcattaattttgaaatttattgaaaataagatatataatagataTTGGCGAATACGAAAAGATAGTGTATTATTACTAAATGTATTAATTGAGaaaaatttagaaataaaCAAAGAGGAGAAGGATATTGGAAGGTTGCACGTATTACATGAgcgtttttattttatgctatcattaatatgtataatgaaaaatgataaaaatataaatgttaGACAAACttcttataatatatataagaattTTGTAAACAAAAGAATATTACAGGAAATGTGGCccatattattaaaaaaaataactcaaaatttatcatcaaaaaataattcgaAACAATATATTAGTGCATTGGCATTAGGTGATTTAGTATTCAAAACCGATTCTAATTCCTTAAACAcaataatagaaaatatgatTAAAGATTTTAAAACGACAAAAAATttatctataaaaaaaggaatttCTCTTGgattttatgaaatattttcaaaaggCAAATTCAATAACTTAATagtaaattatatacatgatattatttacatgataaaagaattagcatgtaataaaaatgcatcagatataattaaattgttatcattattattagtaaATATTGATAAGCATGTTTTGAAAGATATTATCACTGAATTAGTTAACACAATAGTTAATAAGAAGGATGATAAGAATAGTATCAACTCTTCTATTTCTGACGAATTAATAAGTTTCAAaagtataaaattttttttaaatattcacaCAGATTTAGTCATTGACTATCTAGTTTCCAGTGCTTTAAACCCTCCATACAATTTCGGAAAAttgaaattattatcatatgtTTCATATGCTAAGTTAGATTCGTATTCTCATTTGTTCATTAAGATtattcacatttttatcggattgatattttttaatttaaaggATGCAAATAATTATCCATATGATACTAAGAAATACTCAAATGTGGAATTGAGTTATAATAGCAAGGATAGTGATATTCGAAGGAAGATAAATAATAGTGGAAGCTTGAGTGAATTTGAAAAGGAAATAGATAAGTTTGATCCAAATTCAAGTAGTAGTAATGATAGACATGAAAATTCggaaatttataataatgctGAAAAGGATCCCAAGTTTAATGaactatataaatataaacaagAAAATAGTTTAAATTTcgaagaaataataatttgcttgaaattatttttgaaaaatattaatgaaagAAATATAGATAGCTTAACcgaaattttattttctgagttgaaaaaatatgactGTAAAATAGACTTCTCATATAGCAATatcgaaaaatataaatgtgaAGAAACTTGTGAGGGGATATATGCATTGGAAGAGTATTCAAAGGTTATTTATGaagataaattaaatgaattaaaagataaatGTGAATATGCCAATTTTTATGGAAAGGTACgggaaataattttatctattttaaaatatttattagatataataaatgaaggGGATATATGTTCAACTAGCAATGAGCATCAAACACAAGTAGAAAGTGTAAATCACGGAAGCACAATTAAAAAcgttataaataaaaaaaaacatattcgaaaaaaaataaatatactaaATGAGTATAGAATAGAAACTTATCTTACCGCTTTGTCAAAATACGCATTTGtggatataaataaaaacgtATTAGAAACAGCTTgtgttatttatatgtatttaatCGAGttagttaaaaaaatcgaTGGCTCTTATAGTTATATTGATACGTTTTAtagtattattaataaatatagcaCAGATAGcaattttaatgaaattCCTGATGATAAATATGAACTAGTTGGattaaatttaaacaagccattattttcatcgttcataaatttatttacaaatGTAATATTGTTATCGCCGAATTTAGATATAAAGATAAAAGCTATTGATACATTGAgaaaactatttttatatacgaATAAAGAGATATCGAGTGGATTTATTCTAAAAACATCGGGGGCATTAATACgtatattaacaaataaatatatagagcaagcaaaaatatatattttttcgaCTTTTGAAGTGTTAATTAAAAAGGGAAgcaattatataaaaccATTAATACCACAATTACAAACCTGCATTATAAAAtcattaaataatgaaaagttaaaaaaaataattatacatatattaaatattatatcagaaaaaaaattaacacgAGGAGATTTATTAGTAAATGacttattaaataatattaatgtcCAAATTAGTTTACATCAATCTATGACAATATTAATGGtattatcaaatattttaaataatagtgatttaaatattaaaaacatcttaaataaaattattacatgTATTAAACCGCTATTTAATTATGcgaataatgaaatatctttttattcatgtaaaatttatgtattattgTGTTTATTTCACGcaccaaataaaaaacaatatttagAAGGAATATTACCATTATCCACTAAAGACAATATAGAAGCAActacatattattttatgttgCATTTAAGTGaagtaaataatttttatgatatattgaaaaaagataattttttgGACAATTTCaaaacattatatattaatatgttGAAAGATGGAAATAccaatttacaaaatattaatttccagattttttataacttaTCAAAGTGCGACGATGattgtttaatttttatttttaacaatttaaatttgttaaaattaCCTCCTTTTGTTATGATTTCTATTGAAGTACATCGACATTATTTTAAAgcaattaaaaatatattcaaaaagaAACCAGACATATATATGACAAATATTCCAAATTTTTTGATTGTtgttgaaaatattttaatgtgCATAAGTACTACAATTCATGCTTTCAAGCTATTG GGAGAGAGATGCGCCTATCGCTTATTTGATATAGGCAACAAAAATCAGTATGAAGCTAAAATGACTATTTTAAAGGAAAAATTggaagataaaaaatatagcaaTTTAGttgattatataaataccGTTTTGGTTAAAAAGGGAAATATAACTGATTCGGAATAG
- a CDS encoding AP2 domain transcription factor, putative, whose protein sequence is MIFRYFHCMVNTHNFQGNKILSKQFLQNDLNAYKKNIILTNVSNYMIKEGDIKQKEQINNDQFKHKCCYNYALSNNYFIYPKYNSLFINGIFNNINNNVGPYYGNIFYKDKMFFSGRSGGLKRKKKKKDERVINTCSAKRLEFFYPKKKRRQRVGLIQNSRKNIVYDNVLKRFLVYYYKQGIQVFRSFSCKKKKKFESARNKAIILSKQYNKKYTRKRNLEKDNSKDHLIINNSTNLVVRHDYDIRKKVKIVPDKNKSGYRGVFYDSSYHAYICTYNEAGIRKYQIFKIKNNDYLEAYNLAVMCRRYKLFKNYQFVSQRNRVRSGRIHLK, encoded by the coding sequence atgatttttAGATATTTTCATTGTATGGTTAATACACATAACTTTcaaggaaataaaatattaagcAAACAATTTCTACAAAATGATCTAAAcgcatataaaaaaaacatcaTCCTAACCAATGTATCaaattatatgataaaagaaggggatataaaacaaaaggaacaaataaataacgaTCAATTCAAACATAAATGTTGTTATAATTACGCCTTaagtaataattattttatttaccCTAAGTATAATTCGCTTTTTATTAATGGGATTTTcaataacataaataataatgtagGCCCATATTATgggaatatattttataaggataaaatgttttttagTGGGCGAAGTGGAGgattaaaaagaaaaaaaaaaaaaaaagatgaaagAGTAATTAATACATGTTCTGCTAAAAGGTtagaatttttttatcccaaaaaaaaaagaagacaGCGTGTTGgtttaatacaaaatagcagaaaaaatatagtcTATGATAATGTATTAAAAAGGTTTCTGGTTTACTATTACAAACAAGGCATTCAGGTTTTCCGAAGTTTTAgctgtaaaaaaaaaaaaaaatttgaatcTGCTAGGAATAAAGCTATAATACTATCcaaacaatataataaaaaatatacaaggAAAAGAAATCTCGAAAAAGATAACAGTAAAGACCATTtgataattaataatagtaCTAATCTAGTTGTTAGGCATGATTATGATATTcgaaaaaaagtaaaaatcgttcctgataaaaataaaagtggATATAGAGGAGTTTTTTACGATTCCTCGTaccatgcatatatatgcactTATAATGAAGCGGGAATTAGAAAGTAccaaatttttaaaataaaaaataacgaTTATCTTGAAGCTTATAACTTAGCAGTCATGTGCAGAAGATACAagctttttaaaaattaccAATTTGTTTCCCAAAGGAATAGAGTGCGTAGTGGACGAATACACCTAAAATGA